The DNA region CTGGCAAGTGCGCACCTCTTGCACGTACATGCCTACAATATGCCAAGAGCATGATGCTTATGTAAACAAATGTTATTCACATTGTATTCGCATTACACGTCCTACATTATTTTGCGCAAGTCCTTCATGTGCAGAAACAATCCTCAAAATTGTGCGGAAGATGGGAGAAAGCAAGGAGGCCGCATGTCCCCAACTGAGAAATACGGCCTCCCCATCCGCTTCGTTCGGGCAAGAAGCCCGCTAGAATCCGTAACCCACGACAAAGACCCCGAACGGATCGTACAAGCCGTAGCTTGGTCCGCTCACATTCAGCGTAGTGGTTCCGCTATGAAATCCGTTGACGTCGCCATCGAAGGCGAAACCGAATTGTCCGGCGATAAACCAGTGCGAATCGAGGAAATAACGAACTCCCCCGACCGGGGCGAACCAGTAGCCCCACACGCTTCCGAAATTGACTCCGCCGCTCTCCGCATTCACAAGAATGCCGCCGCCCGCGAATCCCACGTACGGCTCGATTTGCTTCGCGATCCTGTAGCCGACCGTCCCGCCCAGTCCGAGATAGCCGACGATCGCCGAATTGCTCGCCATGGTCGCGTGGCCGGGTGAAGCGGGTCCCGGCCCCAATGACGATTGCTGCTGGCTTCCGAGAAAAAGGCCTATCGCATCGGCTGTAAAACTAAAATTTCCCCACTTTTCCGGATCATGAAAATATAATCCGCCGACGATCGCTCCAATATAAGAATAATTGTAGTTTACGGAAAGAGGAGTTTCTCCAGCAGGTGTAACCAAACTTGCCCGATCGGAGTAAGGAAAGCCGACGCCTAGCGCTCCCGCAATATACGGGGTCCAGGACTTCTGCTCTTTCTTTGTGGCTTCTGTCATTGCTTCCTTAGCGGACTCATAGGCTTCCTTGTGGCCTTGCGGCACGGTAACGCCGTCGGCTCTTCGCTGTGCGGAGTGGAAGGAGGGGGCAGATTTGCCATTGAGGGATGGCAAGAAACGGTGTTCTTGCCATCCGTCTTCGACGGATTTTGAGTCCGGGCGAATTGCCGTCAAGGACACTTCGACTTCGTCGATCCTCCTTGACGGCGGATTGCCAAGCTCGCCTCGTTTTCCGATTCTTCGGGCATGGATGCGAACAAGCTTTTTGGGATGGCCTTACAGTTGGGTCCGGAATGGAAGGTGACTCGAAGCGAACTGTCTGCGGTGGATCACACCTTGAAGATCTGGCTCGATTTTCGCGAGGGCCATCGGTTCCCCTGTCCGGAATGCGGGCGTCCTTCTCCTGCGCACGACACGGTGGAGAAGCGGTGGAGGCACATGAACTTCTGGCAGTACAAGACCGAGCTGGTGGCGCGGGTTCCTCGGGTGGACTGTCCGGAGCACGGAGTGCGGTTGGCGGAAGTTCCCTGGGCCAGACCGGGGAGCGGGTTTACCCTGATGATGGAGGCGGTCATCCTGATGCTTTCCCAGGAGATGCCGGTTTCCCAGGTGGCCAAGATGCTCAAGGAGCAGGACACCCGGCTGTGGAGAATCTTGGAGCATTACGTGGAAAAGGCCTATCGGAAGGAGGATTGGAGCGGGGTGAAGCGGATCTTGGTCGACGAGACCAGCAGCAAGCGGGGTCACCGCTACGTGACCGCCGTTACCGACGCGGAGAGCCGGAAGCTCCTCTTCCTGGCGGAAGGCAAAGGGAAGGAGGCCTTGGAGGCATTGCCAAGGAGATGCGCGAGCATGGAGCGAGTCCCGAGCAGATCGAGCTAATCTGCATGGACATGAGCCCTTCCTACATTTGCGGAGCCAAGGAGCACTTCCCCAAGGCGCAGATCGTCTTTGACCGCTTCCACCTCATGCAGATGGCGGGGGAGGCGGTCGACCAGGTGCGTAAGGAGTTCGTGCGTCAGGGGCTGCTGCCGAAGGGAAGCCTCTGGGCGCTGCGAGGCAACGAATGGACGCGAAGCGAGGGGCAGAAGAGTCTGCGCGCTTCCCTTTGCGCCGCCTACCCCCGACTGGGAAGAGCCATTGGGTTGCGGGAGGCTCTGCAAGAGATCCTCGCCCAAGAGGATCCCCAAGAGCTCCGCTGGTGGTTCCAGTGGGCCGACCGCAGTCGGCTTGCTCCCTTCCGAAAGCTTTCCAAGACGATCAAAGACCATCTGGACGGCGTCCTTGCTTTCCTCCAGAGCCGGGTGACCAATGGTCTCATCGAGGCGATCAACGGACTCATCCAGCTTGCCAAAAGGATGGCCAGAGGCTTCCGAAGCTTTCGGTGCTTACGGATCGCCGCTTTCCTCAAAGCCGGAAAGCTGAGGTTGGATATTCCCGCCTTGGCCACATGAAACAGCGAGGAGGCACGCCGTCTTCCTCGACCTGTTGAGAGTCGCCGGCTCCACCCGGGACGGCACTGCCTCCCGCCTGTGCGGACAGCGCTCCAAGCTGCAGCATGCAACCCGCTCCGGCAACCAGAGCGGTAACTTTCCACTTCCGTTGTTTCATCTATTTAGTGCTCCTTGAAATAACACAATATGTTACATTGTATCGACAATGCCGCATGAGAATGCGCAGATTCCCTATGTGGTCGGGACGCCCAGGCTATGGGGGTTTCAGTGTGGAGACTTCCGAAAATGCGATACTACCGCTGTGGAAGACACGGCGCCGCTTCGTGGCTTCTGGCCGCGATCCGTAGGGAAAAGAAAATTGATTGCGCAGGCCGGCGGCGTGCGGACCACACGGAGCTAGAAGGGAGTGTGATTCCAATCGCGGGGCAAACATGGCGGGGTCAGCTTTTCCGGCTTGTGCTTCTCGTCAGTCACCTTCGCTTCCGGTTTGCGGCCCGGCGCACCGTTTCGGTGCACGGCAAGCATGCATAGGCTTCCGCGGGAGCGGCTTGTGTCGCGCGGGCCTGCGTAAATGGGCGTACTTCTGTTATTAATAGGGACGGTGTGTCGCTTTGCCGTCTGTCGGCATTGAGTTGTCTGAGTACCGCTGGGGTGCTGTGTGATGGGAGTTCATATGTCTTGCCTCTTTCCTGTTGTCGGATGTTTGGTTTGCTCGCGAAGCACGAATCGTCGTCTTGGGTTTGCGGGCCAGAGCCATGTTTGGCCGCGGTGTCCGGCATCGGCGCGTTTGCACCGATGCCGAAGACGCCGCCGCCGTGCCGATCGGGCCTTTTTCCCGTTCGGGAGCTCAGGACGAACGGCTTCCCTGCCCGAACCGTATTTCTGTCGGCCCGGGGCAACGGGCTCGCCCAGGAAGCAGCGTCGTGCGTGAGCGGGCCGACGGCCCTCCGATCGGCGCCCGCTCCGCCATGGACTGTCTCGGACCTGAACGCGATTTTCCCTACGCTACCGGCAGCAAGACCGTGAAAGGTTGGCCGCAGTGCCGGTACCCTTTCCGGGAGTCCGGTCCATCGGAAGCACTCATCGCCTCCATCCAAGTCTTCGGGTTTCGCTTCCGATAGGAATGGGGCCGGAACGAACGTCCTTTTCGCGACAAGGCCCCAAGCATCGGGCGGGATACGCCGCAACCGCAGCGGGTCGTCGATCCGCTGCGGAAGGAGCGGCGCACCAACTACCCATCGATATCTTCGACAGGTGATTAGTAGAGATTTACATGGGATAGCCATTATCAAGACTTCTTACAGTTACAAGTAACACGAGTATTGCGGTGGCTTAACGAGCTACGCGGGCTGGGGGATATACGTATAGGTGCACCTCGTGTCAAGCGTGGCATACACAAAAAGAGCTAATGCTCTCTGGTATTGACTCCTTCATGCACGTTTCTAAAGAGGTGGAGGGAGCAATCGGGGCCTTTGGCCGCAATCTCTCGGCGCCCCGTTTCGCCCGCGCGCTCGGCGGTTGCGCTGCAAGCAATGGGTGCGCAATACGTTAGATTTTCCTCAGCCCCGTCGGGCCCGGAGCGGGTCGCATGGATCGCTTACGGCTCAGAGACGGCGGCAACCAAGGCGGCGAAGATTCGGCGGACTTCAACATTCTCGGCGGCAACCCCTCGGCGTTTCTCCTTCCCAGAGGAGAACGCGGCCGCATCGAGGTCCTCCGGCAGGTCACGTCTGCTCGGTTGATGGACGCAGGGCATCGCTGTTCTTCCCGGCTTCCGCCGTCGTTCTTGCAGCAAACGGCTATGTTTCCTGTATCGCCTGCGAAGCGACATCCGGAACGGATCCCCCGAGCGACATGGGGAATTGACCCCTATGCGGGTTTCTGAACGGTTGCGGCAAAGGTGCTGGAATGGTTGCAGCAGCACGCCGGCGCGCCGATTCTCCTTGAGCCGATAGCTCTCTCCACGGATCGTGATCAGCTGGCTGTGGCGGAAGAGGCGATCGAGGATCGCGGCGGCCACCACCGCATCGCCGAAGACCCTTCCCCATTCGCCGACATTCCGGTTGCCGGTGATCCGCTGGCTTCCCCGTTCGTAGCGGCGGGAGACCAACGGGAAGAAGAGCTGAGCGGCATTGGGCGCGATGGGCAGTCAGCCCGGCTCGTCGACGACCGGGAGCTTGGCTTTGGCGAAGCGGGCGATCCGCTCCTTCAGGTCTTCTTGGGCTTGCGCG from Methylacidimicrobium sp. AP8 includes:
- a CDS encoding ATP-binding protein, with the translated sequence MPIAPNAAQLFFPLVSRRYERGSQRITGNRNVGEWGRVFGDAVVAAAILDRLFRHSQLITIRGESYRLKENRRAGVLLQPFQHLCRNRSETRIGVNSPCRSGDPFRMSLRRRYRKHSRLLQERRRKPGRTAMPCVHQPSRRDLPEDLDAAAFSSGKEKRRGVAAENVEVRRIFAALVAAVSEP